Proteins encoded within one genomic window of Nonomuraea gerenzanensis:
- a CDS encoding L-ribulose-5-phosphate 4-epimerase produces the protein MRKIVADLHAELVRYNLVVWTAGNVSGRVPGEDLFVIKPSGVSYDELTPENMVVCDLDGNLVEGEHSPSSDTAAHAYVYRNMPEVGGVVHTHSTYASAWAARGEAIPCVLTAMADEFGGEIPIGPFALIGDDSIGQGIVETLKGHRSKAVLMRNHGVFSIGKDAKAAVKAAVMCEDVARTVHVARQLGDPLPIAQADIDRLYDRYQNVYGQRSPR, from the coding sequence ATGAGGAAGATCGTCGCCGATCTGCACGCCGAGCTGGTCCGCTACAACCTGGTGGTCTGGACGGCCGGCAACGTCTCCGGCAGGGTCCCCGGCGAGGACCTGTTCGTCATCAAGCCCTCCGGGGTCTCCTACGACGAGCTGACGCCGGAGAACATGGTGGTGTGCGACCTCGACGGCAACCTGGTGGAGGGCGAGCACTCGCCGTCCAGCGACACCGCCGCGCACGCCTACGTCTACCGCAACATGCCGGAGGTGGGCGGCGTCGTGCACACCCATTCCACCTACGCCTCCGCCTGGGCCGCCCGCGGCGAGGCCATCCCGTGCGTGCTGACCGCGATGGCGGACGAGTTCGGCGGCGAGATCCCGATCGGCCCGTTCGCGCTGATCGGTGACGACTCGATCGGCCAGGGCATCGTCGAGACGCTCAAGGGTCACCGCTCCAAGGCCGTCCTGATGCGGAACCACGGGGTGTTCAGCATCGGCAAGGACGCCAAGGCCGCGGTGAAGGCCGCCGTGATGTGCGAGGACGTGGCCCGTACGGTGCACGTGGCCCGCCAGCTCGGCGACCCGCTGCCCATCGCGCAGGCCGACATCGACCGCCTGTACGACCGCTATCAGAACGTCTACGGACAGAGGAGCCCGCGTTGA
- the mmsA gene encoding multiple monosaccharide ABC transporter ATP-binding protein — translation MTEHILRMSGITKTFPGVKALQDVNLSVSRGEIHAICGENGAGKSTLMKVLSGVYPHGDYEGEIFFEGKRCEFGGIRDSEHAGIVIIHQELALSPQLSIAENIFLGNERAKRGIIDWNRTNYEAAELMKRVGLRENPTTPISDIGVGKQQLVEIAKALSKEVKLLILDEPTAALNDDDSAHLLDLLRGLRDEGITCVIISHKLNEVTAIADAVTIIRDGRTIETLDMATDHVTEDRIIAGMVGRALDNRYPPHEPTIGEEALRIEDWTVYSPSQPDRKVVDGAALTLRRGEIVGLAGLMGAGRTELAMSLFGRTYGVRISGKVFKDGKPIEIRNVQDAIHHGIAYASEDRKRYGLNLIQDIKTNISAAGLQSLAKRGWVNENEEYRVAEEFHKSMNIKAPSVNSVVGQLSGGNQQKVVLSKWIMTEPDVLILDEPTRGIDVGAKYEIYTIINRLADEGKAVLVISSELPELLGLCDRIYTLSEGRITGEVPRQEATQESLMHLMTKGQE, via the coding sequence ATGACCGAGCACATCTTGCGGATGAGCGGGATCACCAAGACGTTCCCCGGCGTCAAGGCGCTGCAGGACGTCAACCTTTCGGTGAGCCGCGGCGAGATCCACGCCATCTGCGGCGAGAACGGCGCCGGCAAGTCGACGCTGATGAAGGTGCTGTCCGGGGTCTACCCGCACGGCGACTACGAGGGCGAGATCTTCTTCGAGGGCAAGCGCTGCGAGTTCGGCGGCATCCGCGACAGCGAGCACGCCGGCATCGTGATCATCCACCAGGAGCTGGCGCTGAGCCCTCAGCTGTCGATCGCGGAGAACATCTTCCTCGGCAACGAACGCGCCAAGCGCGGGATCATCGACTGGAACCGCACCAACTACGAGGCCGCCGAGCTGATGAAGCGCGTCGGCCTGCGGGAGAACCCGACGACGCCCATCTCCGACATCGGTGTGGGCAAGCAGCAGCTCGTCGAGATCGCCAAGGCCCTGTCCAAGGAGGTGAAGCTGCTCATCCTCGACGAGCCCACCGCGGCGCTCAACGACGACGACTCCGCTCACCTGCTGGACCTGCTGCGCGGGCTGCGCGACGAGGGCATCACCTGCGTGATCATCTCGCACAAGCTCAACGAGGTGACCGCGATCGCCGACGCCGTCACGATCATCCGTGACGGCCGCACGATCGAGACGCTGGACATGGCCACCGACCACGTCACCGAGGACCGCATCATCGCCGGCATGGTCGGCCGCGCCCTCGACAACCGCTACCCGCCGCACGAGCCGACGATCGGCGAGGAGGCGCTGCGCATCGAGGACTGGACGGTCTACAGCCCCAGCCAGCCGGACCGCAAGGTCGTCGACGGGGCCGCGCTCACGCTGCGCCGGGGCGAGATCGTCGGCCTGGCGGGGCTGATGGGCGCCGGGCGCACCGAGCTGGCGATGAGCCTGTTCGGCCGCACGTACGGGGTGCGCATCTCCGGCAAGGTCTTCAAGGACGGCAAGCCGATCGAGATCCGCAACGTCCAGGACGCGATCCACCACGGCATCGCCTACGCCTCCGAGGACCGCAAGCGGTACGGGCTCAACCTCATCCAGGACATCAAGACCAACATCAGCGCGGCGGGGCTGCAGAGCCTGGCCAAGCGCGGCTGGGTGAACGAGAACGAGGAATACCGGGTCGCCGAGGAGTTCCACAAGAGCATGAACATCAAGGCGCCCAGCGTCAACAGCGTCGTGGGCCAGCTCAGCGGCGGCAACCAGCAGAAGGTCGTGCTGTCCAAGTGGATCATGACCGAGCCGGACGTGCTCATCCTCGACGAGCCCACGCGCGGCATCGACGTCGGCGCCAAGTACGAGATCTACACGATCATCAACCGCCTGGCCGACGAGGGCAAGGCCGTGCTGGTGATCTCCTCCGAGCTGCCTGAGCTGCTCGGCCTGTGCGACCGCATCTACACACTCTCCGAAGGACGCATCACCGGCGAGGTTCCCCGCCAGGAGGCCACCCAGGAAAGCCTCATGCACCTCATGACCAAGGGACAGGAGTAG
- the mmsB gene encoding multiple monosaccharide ABC transporter permease: MSSITPADVKVGTTGGDGGGPRQPGRVSFGGMSLNLRSSGIYIAFAAIIVLFSILTDGALLTPQNISNIIVQNSYVLILAIGMILIIIAGHIDLSVGSVVAVTGALAAVLMVNMGWPWPLALGATLLAGALIGAWQGYWIAYFGIPAFIVTLAGMLLFRALTMTVLGNQGIGPFPDQVRTLANGFTDGYLGNIGLGPLGGADLFSLLIGVVAIAGMVSAQLRTRNARKGYGQSVEPMALFWLKLAAGAAIILFLVVQLARFKNLPWVLVLLAVLVLGYSMMANRTVFGRQIYAIGGNLQAAVMSGVKVKSVVFWIFVNMGVLSAIAGIIFAGRLNQAGPTAGNSFELDAIAAAFIGGAAVQGGVGKVVGAITGGLIMAVINNGMSLIGSPSERVMLVKGIVLLAAVAFDVWTKRRAGAAR; this comes from the coding sequence ATGAGCAGCATCACGCCCGCCGATGTGAAGGTCGGCACCACGGGCGGCGACGGGGGAGGGCCGCGGCAGCCTGGCCGGGTGTCGTTCGGCGGAATGTCACTCAACCTGCGATCCAGCGGCATCTACATCGCCTTCGCGGCGATCATCGTGCTGTTCTCGATCCTGACCGACGGCGCGCTGCTCACCCCGCAGAACATCTCGAACATCATCGTCCAGAACTCCTACGTCCTGATCCTCGCGATCGGGATGATCCTGATCATCATCGCCGGGCACATCGACCTGTCGGTCGGCTCGGTGGTGGCGGTCACGGGAGCGCTGGCGGCGGTGCTCATGGTGAACATGGGCTGGCCGTGGCCGCTGGCCCTGGGGGCCACGCTGCTGGCCGGCGCGCTCATCGGAGCCTGGCAGGGCTACTGGATCGCCTACTTCGGCATCCCGGCCTTCATCGTGACCCTGGCCGGCATGCTGCTGTTCCGGGCGCTGACGATGACCGTCCTGGGCAACCAGGGCATCGGCCCGTTCCCCGACCAGGTCCGCACGCTGGCCAACGGCTTCACCGACGGCTATCTCGGCAACATCGGCCTCGGCCCGCTCGGCGGCGCCGACCTGTTCAGCCTGCTGATCGGCGTCGTCGCGATCGCCGGCATGGTCAGCGCCCAGCTGCGCACCAGGAACGCCCGCAAGGGTTACGGCCAGTCGGTCGAGCCGATGGCGCTGTTCTGGCTGAAGCTGGCGGCGGGCGCGGCGATCATCCTCTTCCTGGTCGTGCAGCTCGCCCGGTTCAAGAACCTCCCGTGGGTGCTGGTCCTGCTGGCGGTGCTCGTGCTCGGCTACTCGATGATGGCCAACCGCACGGTCTTCGGCCGCCAGATCTACGCGATCGGCGGCAACCTGCAGGCGGCGGTCATGTCCGGCGTGAAGGTCAAGTCGGTCGTGTTCTGGATCTTCGTGAACATGGGCGTGCTGTCGGCCATCGCCGGCATCATCTTCGCCGGCCGCCTCAACCAGGCGGGCCCCACGGCGGGCAACAGCTTCGAGCTGGACGCCATCGCGGCGGCCTTCATCGGCGGCGCGGCCGTCCAGGGCGGCGTCGGCAAGGTCGTGGGCGCCATCACCGGCGGCCTGATCATGGCGGTGATCAACAACGGCATGTCCCTGATCGGCTCGCCCAGCGAGCGGGTCATGCTCGTCAAGGGCATCGTGCTCCTGGCGGCGGTCGCGTTCGACGTGTGGACGAAGCGCCGGGCAGGGGCCGCTCGCTAG
- a CDS encoding PLD nuclease N-terminal domain-containing protein has product MLLLSQAVGLVTLVLWLYCVFDVITTPEAVCRNLPKIGWILIVLLFPLIGSVAWLVAGRPERAQAARSRPSAFPEYDRPGRFAATNPDDDEEFLRRCRERAEEQRRNAPKKSAEGEA; this is encoded by the coding sequence GTGCTTCTACTGTCCCAGGCCGTCGGCCTGGTCACGCTCGTGCTCTGGCTCTACTGCGTCTTCGACGTGATCACCACGCCCGAGGCCGTGTGCCGCAACCTGCCGAAGATCGGGTGGATCCTGATCGTGCTGCTGTTCCCGCTCATCGGGTCCGTCGCCTGGCTGGTGGCGGGCCGCCCCGAGCGGGCCCAGGCCGCGCGGTCGCGGCCGAGCGCCTTCCCCGAGTACGACCGCCCCGGCCGCTTCGCCGCCACCAACCCCGATGACGACGAGGAGTTCCTGCGCCGCTGCCGCGAACGCGCCGAGGAGCAGCGCAGGAACGCCCCCAAGAAGTCTGCCGAAGGGGAGGCCTAG
- the araA gene encoding L-arabinose isomerase, whose amino-acid sequence MNIWFLTGSQGLYGEDTLQQVAEQSQRIAEQLPMPVEWKPVLTDAAAIRRIMLEANADDSCAGVIAWMHTFSPAKMWIAGLDALRKPLLHLHTQANVELPWATIDMDFMNLNQAAHGDREFGHIQTRLGVPRKTVAGHVSDPAVGERILSWLRAAKGLAEVRTLKLARFGDNMRDVAVTEGDKVEAQLRFGVSVNTYGVNDLVEAVDAASDADVTALVKEYAEQYVVAPELLGERNESLRYAARIELGLRAFLESGGFKAFTTNFEDLGGLRQLPGLAVQRLMADGYGFGGEGDWKTSVLLRTLKAMTPGGTSFMEDYTYDLTPGNELILGAHMLEVCPSIAAGTPSCEIHPLGIGNREDPVRLVFDAEPGPGIVIGLADMGDRFRLVANEIDVVTPPQPLPKLPVARAVWQPRPNLRTSTESWLTAGAPHHTVLSKAVGREELVDLAEMLGVELVVIDAGTTTEQFAKELRWNQAYYRLAQGF is encoded by the coding sequence TTGAACATCTGGTTTCTGACCGGCAGTCAGGGACTCTACGGCGAGGACACGCTGCAGCAGGTGGCCGAGCAGTCCCAGCGGATCGCCGAGCAGCTCCCCATGCCGGTGGAGTGGAAGCCCGTCCTGACCGACGCGGCGGCCATCCGGCGGATCATGCTGGAGGCCAACGCCGACGACTCGTGCGCCGGCGTGATCGCGTGGATGCACACGTTCTCCCCGGCCAAGATGTGGATCGCCGGGCTCGACGCGCTGCGCAAGCCGCTGCTGCACCTGCACACGCAGGCCAACGTCGAGCTGCCGTGGGCCACCATCGACATGGACTTCATGAACCTGAACCAGGCCGCGCACGGCGACCGCGAGTTCGGGCACATCCAGACCCGGCTCGGCGTGCCGCGCAAGACCGTGGCCGGGCACGTCAGCGACCCGGCCGTGGGCGAGCGCATCCTGTCGTGGCTGCGCGCCGCCAAGGGCCTGGCCGAGGTGCGCACGCTCAAGCTGGCCCGCTTCGGCGACAACATGCGCGACGTGGCGGTCACCGAGGGCGACAAGGTCGAGGCGCAGCTCCGCTTCGGCGTCTCGGTCAACACCTACGGCGTCAACGACCTGGTCGAGGCCGTGGACGCGGCCTCCGACGCCGACGTGACGGCGCTGGTCAAGGAGTACGCCGAGCAGTACGTCGTGGCGCCCGAGCTGCTGGGCGAGCGCAACGAGTCGCTGCGTTACGCCGCCAGAATCGAGCTGGGCCTGCGGGCCTTCCTGGAGTCGGGCGGCTTCAAGGCGTTCACCACCAACTTCGAGGACCTCGGCGGCCTGCGCCAGCTCCCCGGCCTGGCCGTGCAGCGGCTGATGGCCGACGGGTACGGCTTCGGCGGCGAGGGCGACTGGAAGACCTCGGTGCTGCTGCGCACCCTCAAGGCCATGACGCCGGGCGGCACGTCGTTCATGGAGGACTACACCTACGACCTCACGCCGGGCAACGAGCTGATCCTCGGCGCCCACATGCTGGAGGTCTGCCCGTCCATCGCCGCCGGCACGCCGTCGTGCGAGATCCACCCGCTCGGCATCGGCAACCGGGAGGACCCGGTGCGGCTCGTGTTCGACGCCGAGCCCGGCCCCGGCATCGTGATCGGCCTGGCCGACATGGGTGACCGGTTCCGCCTGGTGGCCAACGAGATCGACGTGGTGACCCCGCCGCAGCCGCTGCCCAAGCTGCCGGTGGCCCGCGCCGTGTGGCAGCCGCGCCCGAACCTGCGCACCTCCACCGAGTCGTGGCTGACCGCCGGCGCCCCGCACCACACCGTGCTGTCCAAGGCGGTCGGCCGCGAGGAGCTGGTGGACCTGGCCGAGATGCTGGGCGTGGAGCTGGTCGTCATCGACGCCGGCACCACCACCGAGCAGTTCGCCAAGGAGCTGCGCTGGAACCAGGCGTACTACCGCCTGGCCCAGGGCTTCTAG
- a CDS encoding FAD-binding protein translates to MTLSNWAGNTTFRAKDVHHPTSLDELRRLVAASARVRALGSGHSFNGVADTTGDLVVLDRMPELVEIDSAAATVRVGARMTYATLAPLLHQAGFALANLASLPHISVAGSVATGTHGSGDAVRGLAAAVSGIELVTADGSLLSLSRGDADFPGAVVSVGALGVVTSLTLDLVPAFELRQYVREGLSPDALAHFDEIMSSGYSVSLFTDYRDTRVWLKREEELTTPDWYGTTPADGPRHPLPAMPADSCTGQLGVPGPWYERLPHFRADYPPSGAGDELQSELLLPRQHAVKALRELFAIGDRIRPVLQISEVRSIAADDLWLSPFNGRDSVGIHFTWVKDVAAVMPVLKLVEETLAPFGPIPHWGKLFTRWPECPGSFRSLVDRLDPAGKFANDFTRVLLGE, encoded by the coding sequence GTGACGCTGAGCAATTGGGCTGGAAACACCACATTCCGCGCGAAAGACGTACACCATCCGACCTCGCTCGACGAGCTGCGGCGGCTCGTCGCGGCCAGCGCCCGCGTGCGGGCCCTGGGCAGCGGGCACTCCTTCAACGGCGTCGCCGACACCACCGGCGACCTCGTGGTGCTGGACCGGATGCCGGAGCTGGTGGAGATCGACAGCGCGGCGGCCACGGTGCGGGTCGGCGCGCGCATGACGTACGCGACGCTGGCGCCGCTGCTGCACCAGGCCGGCTTCGCGCTGGCGAACCTGGCCTCGCTGCCGCACATCTCCGTCGCCGGCTCGGTCGCGACCGGCACGCACGGCTCGGGCGACGCCGTGCGCGGCCTGGCCGCCGCCGTGTCGGGCATCGAGCTGGTCACGGCCGACGGCTCGCTGCTGTCGCTCTCGCGCGGCGACGCCGACTTCCCCGGCGCCGTGGTGTCGGTGGGTGCCCTCGGCGTCGTCACCTCGCTCACGCTGGACCTCGTACCCGCCTTCGAGCTGCGCCAATACGTGCGCGAGGGGCTGAGCCCCGACGCGCTCGCGCACTTCGACGAGATCATGTCCAGCGGCTACAGCGTCAGCCTCTTCACCGACTACCGCGACACCCGCGTCTGGCTCAAGCGCGAGGAGGAGCTGACCACCCCCGACTGGTACGGCACCACCCCCGCCGACGGCCCCCGCCACCCCCTGCCGGCCATGCCGGCCGACAGCTGCACGGGCCAGCTCGGCGTGCCCGGCCCCTGGTATGAGCGGCTGCCGCACTTCCGCGCCGACTACCCGCCCAGCGGCGCCGGCGACGAGCTGCAGTCGGAGCTGCTGCTGCCCAGGCAGCACGCGGTCAAGGCGCTGCGCGAGCTGTTCGCGATCGGCGACCGCATCCGGCCGGTGCTGCAGATCTCCGAGGTGCGCTCGATCGCCGCCGACGACCTGTGGCTGAGCCCCTTCAACGGGCGCGACAGCGTCGGCATCCACTTCACCTGGGTCAAGGACGTGGCCGCGGTGATGCCGGTGCTGAAGCTGGTGGAGGAGACGCTGGCGCCGTTCGGGCCGATCCCGCACTGGGGCAAGCTGTTCACCCGCTGGCCGGAGTGCCCCGGCTCCTTCCGCTCGCTGGTCGACCGGCTCGACCCGGCGGGCAAGTTCGCCAACGACTTCACCCGGGTACTGCTGGGGGAGTAG
- the araB gene encoding ribulokinase translates to MSANKYVVGVDFGTLSGRAVVVRVSDGAELGSAVHEYEHRVIEHTLPGTEVRLGPDWALQSPQDWIDVIRIAVPQAIAAAGVPAEEIIGIGTDFTACTVLPTTADGTPLCFETPAEPHAWPKLWKHHAAQPHADRINELAARRGESWLPRYGGKISSEWEFAKALQVLEEAPEVYARAERWIEAADWIIWQLTGVESRNICTVGYKGVFQDGGYPSEEYLAELNLGFAGFVGKLATGAVGEKVGEVTLAPLGGLAGRLTARAAEWTGIPEGAAVAVGNVDAHVTAAAADAVRPGQMVAIMGTSTCHIMPSDQLAEVPGMCGVVQDGIVPGLWGYEAGQSAVGDIFAWFVDNFGPDGHERLTELAEKQAVGQHGLVALDWFGGNRSVLVDHNLSGVIIGQTLATKPEDVYRALIESTAFGARMIVETFEKSGVPVEEFIVAGGLLKNRFLMQVYSDVLRRPLSIIASDQGPALGSAIHAAVAAGEYASIEEAAAAMGKRTENAYVPDEARADAYDRLYAEYRRLHDFFGDGQMLHALRAIRNEAQA, encoded by the coding sequence GTGAGCGCTAACAAATACGTCGTAGGAGTGGACTTCGGCACGCTCTCAGGGCGTGCCGTCGTCGTACGGGTGAGTGACGGCGCGGAGCTGGGCAGCGCTGTCCACGAGTACGAGCACCGCGTCATCGAGCACACCCTGCCGGGCACCGAGGTGCGCCTGGGGCCGGACTGGGCGCTGCAGTCGCCGCAGGACTGGATCGACGTGATCCGGATCGCCGTCCCCCAGGCGATCGCCGCCGCCGGGGTGCCGGCCGAGGAGATCATCGGCATCGGCACCGACTTCACGGCCTGCACGGTCCTGCCGACCACGGCCGACGGCACGCCGCTGTGCTTCGAGACGCCGGCCGAGCCGCACGCCTGGCCCAAGCTGTGGAAGCACCACGCCGCCCAGCCGCACGCCGACCGGATCAACGAGCTGGCCGCGCGCCGGGGCGAGAGCTGGCTGCCGCGCTACGGCGGCAAGATCTCCTCGGAGTGGGAGTTCGCCAAGGCGCTGCAGGTGCTGGAGGAGGCCCCCGAGGTCTACGCCAGGGCCGAGCGCTGGATCGAGGCGGCCGACTGGATCATCTGGCAGCTCACCGGCGTCGAGAGCCGCAACATCTGCACGGTCGGTTACAAGGGCGTCTTCCAGGACGGCGGCTACCCGTCGGAGGAGTACCTGGCCGAGCTGAACCTGGGCTTCGCCGGCTTCGTCGGCAAGCTCGCCACCGGCGCGGTCGGCGAGAAGGTGGGTGAGGTCACGCTGGCCCCGCTGGGCGGCCTGGCCGGGCGCCTGACCGCGCGGGCGGCCGAGTGGACCGGCATCCCCGAGGGCGCCGCCGTGGCCGTCGGCAACGTGGACGCGCACGTCACGGCCGCCGCCGCCGACGCGGTGCGGCCCGGCCAGATGGTGGCCATCATGGGCACCTCCACCTGCCACATCATGCCCAGCGACCAGCTCGCCGAGGTGCCGGGCATGTGCGGCGTCGTCCAGGACGGCATCGTGCCGGGCCTGTGGGGCTACGAGGCCGGCCAGTCCGCGGTGGGCGACATCTTCGCCTGGTTCGTCGACAACTTCGGCCCCGACGGGCACGAGCGCCTGACCGAGCTGGCCGAGAAGCAGGCCGTGGGCCAGCACGGGCTGGTCGCCCTCGACTGGTTCGGCGGCAACCGCTCGGTGCTGGTGGACCACAACCTCTCCGGCGTGATCATCGGCCAGACCCTGGCCACCAAGCCCGAGGACGTCTACCGCGCGCTCATCGAGTCCACCGCGTTCGGCGCCCGCATGATCGTCGAGACGTTCGAGAAGTCGGGCGTGCCGGTCGAGGAGTTCATCGTCGCCGGCGGCCTGCTGAAGAACCGCTTCCTCATGCAGGTCTACTCCGACGTGCTGCGCCGCCCGCTGTCGATCATCGCCTCGGACCAGGGCCCCGCGCTCGGCTCGGCCATCCACGCGGCCGTCGCCGCCGGCGAGTACGCCTCCATCGAGGAGGCCGCCGCGGCCATGGGCAAGCGCACCGAGAACGCGTACGTGCCGGACGAGGCCCGCGCCGACGCCTACGACCGGCTCTACGCCGAGTACCGCAGGCTCCACGACTTCTTCGGAGACGGACAGATGTTGCACGCGCTGCGCGCGATCAGGAACGAGGCACAGGCTTGA
- a CDS encoding LLM class flavin-dependent oxidoreductase, with protein MTDHPFRFGAVAGQAPDAGAWTGLARRAEGLGYSTLLVPDTLGTLSPFSAAAAAATATTTLRVGTYVLSVPNRTPQAVAWESATLHKLTGGRFELGLGAGRPDAEGDAAALGVRFGTPSQRIERLSRTIDAVQDVRILVAASGTKLLRLAAAKADTVALGVPPHYTEEQVAAKLDELYELAGDRFHHLELAMNLACAGAEPPGWALQRFGRTGTGILTGTVAEMTDTLLRRRDHLGISYVSVNAQFMDALAPVVERLAGT; from the coding sequence ATGACCGATCACCCGTTCAGATTCGGCGCGGTAGCCGGGCAGGCCCCCGACGCCGGCGCGTGGACCGGCCTGGCCCGCCGGGCGGAGGGCCTGGGCTACTCGACCCTGCTGGTGCCCGACACGCTCGGCACGCTCTCGCCGTTCTCGGCCGCCGCGGCGGCGGCCACGGCCACCACGACGCTGCGCGTCGGCACGTACGTGCTCAGCGTCCCCAACCGCACGCCGCAGGCCGTCGCGTGGGAGAGCGCCACCCTGCACAAGCTCACCGGCGGCCGGTTCGAGCTGGGCCTGGGCGCCGGACGGCCCGACGCCGAGGGCGACGCGGCGGCGCTGGGTGTGCGGTTCGGCACGCCCAGCCAGCGCATCGAGCGGCTCTCGCGGACCATCGACGCCGTCCAGGACGTGCGGATCCTGGTCGCCGCCTCGGGGACGAAGCTGCTGCGGCTGGCCGCTGCCAAGGCCGACACGGTCGCGCTGGGCGTGCCGCCGCACTACACCGAGGAGCAGGTCGCGGCCAAGCTCGACGAGCTGTACGAGCTGGCAGGCGACCGCTTCCACCACCTGGAGCTGGCCATGAACCTGGCCTGCGCCGGGGCCGAGCCGCCCGGCTGGGCGCTGCAGCGCTTCGGCCGCACCGGCACCGGCATCCTCACCGGCACGGTCGCGGAGATGACCGACACGCTGCTGCGCCGCCGCGACCATCTCGGGATCTCCTACGTGTCGGTGAACGCGCAGTTCATGGACGCTCTCGCGCCCGTCGTGGAACGGCTCGCCGGTACCTGA
- a CDS encoding LacI family DNA-binding transcriptional regulator yields MTTPKRRLPVMADVAKEAGVSHQTVSRVLNDHPNVRADTRARVEAAITRLGYRRNLVARALVTKRSRTLGVVSFDTTLYGPASTIYGIEQAARTAGYFVSIVSLKSIDADTVRDAIDYLAEQGVDGVVVVAPQRSAGRALESLPSGLPAVAVEGTHRADVSVVCIDQMEGAKLATRHLLDQGHETVYHVSGPHDWLETEGRLEGWRAALEEAGRPVPEPLAGDWSPRAGYEAGKSLAAMDGVTAVFAANDQMALGVLRALSEKGVRVPQQISVVGFDDIPESEFFSPPLTTVRQDFDVVGRHCIEVLLRQIDLGHAAYERLVVRPSFVVRSSTALIR; encoded by the coding sequence GTGACGACACCCAAGCGCCGACTGCCGGTCATGGCCGACGTGGCCAAGGAGGCGGGCGTGTCGCATCAGACGGTCTCCCGGGTGCTCAACGACCATCCCAACGTCCGGGCCGACACCCGCGCCCGGGTGGAGGCGGCGATCACCCGGCTGGGCTACCGGCGCAACCTCGTGGCCCGCGCCCTGGTCACCAAGCGCTCGAGGACCCTCGGCGTGGTCAGTTTCGACACCACGCTGTACGGCCCCGCCAGCACCATCTACGGCATCGAGCAGGCGGCCAGGACCGCGGGTTACTTCGTCAGCATCGTCAGCCTGAAGTCGATCGACGCCGACACCGTGCGCGACGCCATCGACTACCTGGCCGAGCAGGGCGTGGACGGCGTGGTGGTGGTCGCCCCGCAGCGCTCGGCCGGGCGTGCCCTGGAGAGCCTGCCGTCCGGCCTGCCGGCGGTGGCGGTCGAGGGCACGCACCGGGCCGACGTGTCGGTGGTGTGCATCGACCAGATGGAAGGTGCCAAGCTGGCCACGCGGCACCTGCTCGACCAGGGCCACGAGACGGTCTACCACGTCAGCGGCCCGCACGACTGGCTGGAGACCGAGGGGCGGCTCGAAGGCTGGCGCGCCGCGCTGGAGGAGGCGGGCCGGCCGGTGCCCGAGCCGCTGGCAGGCGACTGGAGCCCGCGCGCCGGCTACGAGGCGGGCAAGAGCCTGGCCGCGATGGACGGCGTCACGGCGGTGTTCGCCGCCAACGACCAGATGGCCCTGGGTGTGCTGCGCGCCCTGTCGGAGAAGGGGGTGCGGGTGCCCCAGCAGATCAGCGTGGTGGGCTTCGACGACATCCCCGAGTCGGAGTTCTTCTCGCCGCCGCTCACCACGGTCAGGCAGGACTTCGACGTGGTGGGCCGGCACTGCATCGAGGTGCTGCTGCGGCAGATCGACCTCGGCCATGCCGCGTACGAGCGGCTGGTCGTGCGTCCCAGCTTCGTCGTCAGGTCGAGTACGGCGCTCATCCGGTAG